In the Engystomops pustulosus chromosome 2, aEngPut4.maternal, whole genome shotgun sequence genome, one interval contains:
- the LOC140119705 gene encoding 2-Hydroxyacid oxidase 2-like isoform X2 gives MCQLVGGACMPGPGDADMSLICLSDFEAYAKEHLPKATWEYYAAGADDCYTRDDNLQAFTRIRLRPRMLRDVSMTDTRTTILGTEISAPIGIAPTAFHCLAWPDGEMSTARAAEAVNVCYVSSTYSTCSVEEIVGAAPDGFRWFQLYIYRDRKLSERLVRRVEALGYKALVLTVDVPYTGKRRSDVRNNFRLPPHLKVKNFEGIFEDQCGPDNYGVPANTLDPSISWKDVHWLRSLTRLPIIVKGILTKEDAELAVEHGVQGIIVSNHGGRQLDGELATIDALSEIVETVHGRVEVYVDGGIRTGSDVLKALALGAKCVFIGRPVVWGLAYKGEEGVRGVLQILAEEFRLSMALSGCRNVSEITRNLIHSSKL, from the exons GCCGGGGCCGGGGGATGCCGACATGTCCCTCATTTGCCTGTCAGACTTTGAAGCTTACGCCAAGGAGCACCTACCTAAGGCCACGTGGGAGTACTATGCCGCGGGAGCTGACGACTGCTACACGCGGGATGACAACCTACAGGCCTTCACCAG GATACGGCTGAGACCCCGGATGCTGCGGGACGTGTCCATGACCGACACCAGAACCACCATATTAGGAACCGAGATCAGCGCCCCCATAGGGATCGCCCCTACAGCCTTCCACTGCCTGGCCTGGCCCGACGGAGAGATGAGCACCGCCAGAG CTGCGGAAGCTGTGAATGTCTGTTATGTGTCCAGCACTTACTCCACGTGTTCTGTGGAGGAGATCGTCGGTGCTGCTCCGGATGGGTTCCGCTGGTTCCAGTTGTACATCTATCGGGACCGGAAGCTCTCGGAGCGGCTGGTGCGGCGGGTGGAGGCGCTGGGGTACAAGGCGCTGGTCCTCACCGTGGATGTGCCGTAcaccgggaagaggaggagcgacGTCCGCAATAACTTCCGCCTTCCTCCTCACCTGAAGGTGAAGAACTTTGAAGGAATCTTCGAG GACCAGTGCGGCCCTGATAATTACGGGGTCCCGGCCAACACCCTGGACCCCTCCATTAGCTGGAAAGACGTTCATTGGTTGAGAAGTTTGACCCGTCTGCCAATCATTGTCAAGGGAATCCTGACCAAGGAGGATGCGGAGCTGGCAGTAGAGCACGGCGTGCAGGGCATCATCGTATCCAACCACGGGGGGCGTCAGCTGGACGGGGAACTGGCCACG ATTGACGCCCTCTCTGAGATCGTGGAGACGGTGCACGGTCGGGTCGAGGTCTATGTAGATGGGGGGATCCGGACCGGCAGCGACGTCCTGAAGGCTCTGGCCCTTGGAGCAAAGTGCGTGTTCATTGGCCGGCCGGTTGTGTGGGGTCTGGCATACAAG GGCGAGGAGGGCGTCCGGGGCGTCCTGCAGATCCTGGCCGAGGAATTCCGTCTGTCCATGGCGCTCTCTG GGTGTCGCAATGTCTCCGAAATCACCCGAAACCTCATCCATTCCTCCAAACTGTGA
- the LOC140119705 gene encoding 2-Hydroxyacid oxidase 2-like isoform X3: MSLICLSDFEAYAKEHLPKATWEYYAAGADDCYTRDDNLQAFTRIRLRPRMLRDVSMTDTRTTILGTEISAPIGIAPTAFHCLAWPDGEMSTARAAEAVNVCYVSSTYSTCSVEEIVGAAPDGFRWFQLYIYRDRKLSERLVRRVEALGYKALVLTVDVPYTGKRRSDVRNNFRLPPHLKVKNFEGIFEDQCGPDNYGVPANTLDPSISWKDVHWLRSLTRLPIIVKGILTKEDAELAVEHGVQGIIVSNHGGRQLDGELATIDALSEIVETVHGRVEVYVDGGIRTGSDVLKALALGAKCVFIGRPVVWGLAYKGEEGVRGVLQILAEEFRLSMALSGCRNVSEITRNLIHSSKL; encoded by the exons ATGTCCCTCATTTGCCTGTCAGACTTTGAAGCTTACGCCAAGGAGCACCTACCTAAGGCCACGTGGGAGTACTATGCCGCGGGAGCTGACGACTGCTACACGCGGGATGACAACCTACAGGCCTTCACCAG GATACGGCTGAGACCCCGGATGCTGCGGGACGTGTCCATGACCGACACCAGAACCACCATATTAGGAACCGAGATCAGCGCCCCCATAGGGATCGCCCCTACAGCCTTCCACTGCCTGGCCTGGCCCGACGGAGAGATGAGCACCGCCAGAG CTGCGGAAGCTGTGAATGTCTGTTATGTGTCCAGCACTTACTCCACGTGTTCTGTGGAGGAGATCGTCGGTGCTGCTCCGGATGGGTTCCGCTGGTTCCAGTTGTACATCTATCGGGACCGGAAGCTCTCGGAGCGGCTGGTGCGGCGGGTGGAGGCGCTGGGGTACAAGGCGCTGGTCCTCACCGTGGATGTGCCGTAcaccgggaagaggaggagcgacGTCCGCAATAACTTCCGCCTTCCTCCTCACCTGAAGGTGAAGAACTTTGAAGGAATCTTCGAG GACCAGTGCGGCCCTGATAATTACGGGGTCCCGGCCAACACCCTGGACCCCTCCATTAGCTGGAAAGACGTTCATTGGTTGAGAAGTTTGACCCGTCTGCCAATCATTGTCAAGGGAATCCTGACCAAGGAGGATGCGGAGCTGGCAGTAGAGCACGGCGTGCAGGGCATCATCGTATCCAACCACGGGGGGCGTCAGCTGGACGGGGAACTGGCCACG ATTGACGCCCTCTCTGAGATCGTGGAGACGGTGCACGGTCGGGTCGAGGTCTATGTAGATGGGGGGATCCGGACCGGCAGCGACGTCCTGAAGGCTCTGGCCCTTGGAGCAAAGTGCGTGTTCATTGGCCGGCCGGTTGTGTGGGGTCTGGCATACAAG GGCGAGGAGGGCGTCCGGGGCGTCCTGCAGATCCTGGCCGAGGAATTCCGTCTGTCCATGGCGCTCTCTG GGTGTCGCAATGTCTCCGAAATCACCCGAAACCTCATCCATTCCTCCAAACTGTGA
- the LOC140119705 gene encoding 2-Hydroxyacid oxidase 2-like isoform X1, with the protein MRTEAAGPAEEERTGDPDMPGPGDADMSLICLSDFEAYAKEHLPKATWEYYAAGADDCYTRDDNLQAFTRIRLRPRMLRDVSMTDTRTTILGTEISAPIGIAPTAFHCLAWPDGEMSTARAAEAVNVCYVSSTYSTCSVEEIVGAAPDGFRWFQLYIYRDRKLSERLVRRVEALGYKALVLTVDVPYTGKRRSDVRNNFRLPPHLKVKNFEGIFEDQCGPDNYGVPANTLDPSISWKDVHWLRSLTRLPIIVKGILTKEDAELAVEHGVQGIIVSNHGGRQLDGELATIDALSEIVETVHGRVEVYVDGGIRTGSDVLKALALGAKCVFIGRPVVWGLAYKGEEGVRGVLQILAEEFRLSMALSGCRNVSEITRNLIHSSKL; encoded by the exons GCCGGGGCCGGGGGATGCCGACATGTCCCTCATTTGCCTGTCAGACTTTGAAGCTTACGCCAAGGAGCACCTACCTAAGGCCACGTGGGAGTACTATGCCGCGGGAGCTGACGACTGCTACACGCGGGATGACAACCTACAGGCCTTCACCAG GATACGGCTGAGACCCCGGATGCTGCGGGACGTGTCCATGACCGACACCAGAACCACCATATTAGGAACCGAGATCAGCGCCCCCATAGGGATCGCCCCTACAGCCTTCCACTGCCTGGCCTGGCCCGACGGAGAGATGAGCACCGCCAGAG CTGCGGAAGCTGTGAATGTCTGTTATGTGTCCAGCACTTACTCCACGTGTTCTGTGGAGGAGATCGTCGGTGCTGCTCCGGATGGGTTCCGCTGGTTCCAGTTGTACATCTATCGGGACCGGAAGCTCTCGGAGCGGCTGGTGCGGCGGGTGGAGGCGCTGGGGTACAAGGCGCTGGTCCTCACCGTGGATGTGCCGTAcaccgggaagaggaggagcgacGTCCGCAATAACTTCCGCCTTCCTCCTCACCTGAAGGTGAAGAACTTTGAAGGAATCTTCGAG GACCAGTGCGGCCCTGATAATTACGGGGTCCCGGCCAACACCCTGGACCCCTCCATTAGCTGGAAAGACGTTCATTGGTTGAGAAGTTTGACCCGTCTGCCAATCATTGTCAAGGGAATCCTGACCAAGGAGGATGCGGAGCTGGCAGTAGAGCACGGCGTGCAGGGCATCATCGTATCCAACCACGGGGGGCGTCAGCTGGACGGGGAACTGGCCACG ATTGACGCCCTCTCTGAGATCGTGGAGACGGTGCACGGTCGGGTCGAGGTCTATGTAGATGGGGGGATCCGGACCGGCAGCGACGTCCTGAAGGCTCTGGCCCTTGGAGCAAAGTGCGTGTTCATTGGCCGGCCGGTTGTGTGGGGTCTGGCATACAAG GGCGAGGAGGGCGTCCGGGGCGTCCTGCAGATCCTGGCCGAGGAATTCCGTCTGTCCATGGCGCTCTCTG GGTGTCGCAATGTCTCCGAAATCACCCGAAACCTCATCCATTCCTCCAAACTGTGA